Proteins from a single region of Gammaproteobacteria bacterium:
- a CDS encoding phosphoadenylyl-sulfate reductase gives MSKSSTAVAHKSSSDSNNSAGLSAKDIHALNDKYHSLSIEARIQALYKDFSQDKVMLTSSFAATSAYLLHIFSRFAPTQKVYFIDTGFHFPDTLAYKEKLTKMFNLKVEDVCAEAWKHEYTVKDETWKTDPDFCCSINKVEPLHNLQGCYDIWVSGLMRWQTEHRATLDIFEERNGIIKFYPLVDVSKEERDLYIKEHDLPFHPLVAQGYSSIGCTHCTKPGDDRSGRWNNSPKTECGLHL, from the coding sequence ATGTCTAAAAGTAGTACTGCTGTGGCGCATAAATCATCATCTGATAGTAATAATAGTGCAGGTTTGAGCGCTAAAGATATTCATGCGTTAAATGATAAATATCATTCGCTGAGTATAGAGGCGCGAATACAAGCGCTCTATAAGGATTTTTCTCAAGACAAAGTGATGCTGACCTCTTCTTTTGCGGCAACTTCAGCATATTTGCTACATATTTTTTCACGTTTTGCACCCACCCAAAAAGTATACTTTATTGATACAGGTTTTCATTTTCCTGATACGTTGGCATATAAAGAAAAATTGACAAAAATGTTTAATTTAAAAGTAGAAGATGTGTGTGCCGAGGCGTGGAAGCATGAGTATACGGTGAAAGATGAAACCTGGAAAACCGACCCTGACTTCTGCTGTTCAATTAATAAAGTTGAGCCACTCCATAATTTGCAGGGGTGTTATGATATCTGGGTATCAGGTCTGATGCGTTGGCAAACTGAGCATCGTGCAACATTAGATATTTTTGAAGAACGCAATGGAATTATTAAGTTTTATCCTCTTGTTGATGTAAGCAAGGAAGAGCGCGATCTTTATATTAAAGAGCATGACCTTCCATTTCATCCATTAGTTGCGCAAGGTTACTCCTCTATTGGCTGTACACATTGTACCAAGCCAGGGGATGATCGCTCAGGCCGTTGGAACAATAGTCCTAAAACAGAGTGTGGTTTGCACCTATGA